The genomic segment GATATAGATCACTATAAATAGATTCCTTTTAGACAATCTTTAGCACTATTAAAAAAAGACTATGCATTTACCCAATAAAGATGAATTGATGTCTGGGGTATCCTCGTCGCTCCATTCCTTTTCCCAAGCCTGGGCTAAGCGCTATGTGCAACAGGTTCATCAACCCTCCCAGCCCCTTGCCAGCGCTCAAACCTCACGCCACGACATTGCCGAGCATTTACGACAAGAGCTACGAACCGTCAGCGCAAGAGCATGGAGTAAAACAGAGCATCTACTGGCAGAACAAGTCAAGCGCCATCAACTACCACCCAACCTCATCAATCCATGGGCGATCGCTAAGGATGTCTATGACATCTACGATCAAGCCTTTATCAGCTACGTCTCATCCGTCACACCCGAGCGGTTTGCAGTCAATATTTCACCTCTCCTAGGTCATATTCGGGCAAAATATACCCTTGTTGATCCAAGGGTGATCGGCTTTGTAAGTATGCAGTTCCACTACACTGGACTGTTTTTGCTAGAGCTAGCCGCCGCCGACCAAGAGGCTCTGCGGCTCTATTTCAAAGCCATCGATGATCATCTCTATATGCCCCTGCAACGGGCCTATGATGCTGCCGCTCAGCACTCCTATGAATCGACGGATTTGCTGCTGGTGAGAAAGCTCCTGCCCCAGAGTAGTGCGATCGCCCATCGGGTTGTCGATCAAGTTATGGCAGCATTTCCCCACCATCATTGCTACAGCGGTGCGCTCAATTCGCCCCAAGTTAAAATCTCTAGCCTGCGTGATGCGGAGATGTTTCAAACCTATCTTTGGGTTTGCATTTTAGAAGATAACATCAGCATCGTGCAGCAAGAACTTTTTCCTCTTTGCGTGATGCTATACCCCATGCTGAATGTGCGTTGGGAATTGGTACGCTACATGCTGACATTGATGGATCATGAATTTGCCAACTGTCTCGACACAACGCAATTCATCAAATGTTCGACCTATCTTGATAGCTTGAAAATCATGTTCGCCGAAGATGTATTCGCTAGCGAGGCGATCACGCCCAGCTACAACGGAGTCGCCTAACAAACCCACCCCAATCAGCTCGCAACCGGATCAATCATCAACATCCTAGGCTGGTTGGTGAACCAATCTTGATGGTACAGGCTGAGTTGCTCGACGTGAAATCCAACACCAGTTCAGACTCCGTTGGGTGACACTTGGGTGACGCTGACGCTAGCCCAACTTACAAGAGAATCAGGGTTACAGGAGTTTTGTCCATCCATCGGCACCCTAGATCTTCCAGACCACCGTCGGCATGGCTCACGGTGCAATCGTCCATCCACTTGGAGAGCAGAGAGCAGCACTGGCATCCTCAGGTCATCGAAGGGTTTTTGACATGCGTATTTCCTAGACCTAGCCTGGCGCAATAAGCCGGCAGTTGGCGCACAAACAAGATAGCTATGAACGTTGGATAGTACGGGCGATCGTCTCCGCTGGTACTCGACCCTGGCCAGACCCCGTTACCCCGTCTCAGCAATCATGAGAGGCGGGGCAATAGCGACACCGCTACTATTAAAGAATAATGCCCCTCAAGCCCTAGTGCAGGATCATAGCCCTGAGGGGTTAGTACCTTCATTGAATTCATTCAAGACCGTGCTATGTTACCAGTGAAATTAGGAGATACCAGACAACAGTGTGTCATCCTTTTCACTGCCTAACCCCCAGGCTACATGAATCGGTTGTAAGGATAAGGACTTGTGAAAGACCGTTGGTCTAGCAGTTTCAAGATCTTTCAGAGGCGCACAGATGTTCTGTGCCACCATCATCTAACTATTACTGTAGAGTGAACATTCAAAAATGGCTAGTGCGTTACGCAATGTAACTCATTGAGCAGACCAGGGTGTAGCCTAAGCATATTTTCTGAAACTATGCGGAGATACGGAGCCCAGTCTACCCTCAGTCCAAGGTGTTCTCTCTATCAAAGATCAGAAGAATTGCGATTGATTGGTCTTCATAGATCCTGCACTGTTGAGTTGGGTCTTGCATCTACACAGGGCTAGGACAATGAAATATGCGTTTGCTGCAATGATTGCACTCCTTTCTCTCGCTGCGACATCTACCATCATGGAGCCAATGAGTAAGAATCCGCCATGCAATCCTGAATTGGAATGTGATGTTGTTGTCCAGCTCCATGGGGTGAAGACCGTACGTAATCAGTAGCGTCTAATAGAACCATGACTAGAGAGCTTGTGACAAGGAAAATCGATTGGCGAGAGATTGGCTTACTCCTGACCATCGCGGCTGCCACTAGTTTTATTACGCTAGGGGTTTTGGAATGCCTGTTTAACAATGTTCGCTGTGTGCAAATCGGAACAGACGGCAGTTACAACAGGCTGCATGGCTTTCAGAATTGCGCACCAGCAGACATGAATCAGTCTTCTTCAATCTGGTCGCGATCGCGCCTAGAACCTTAGTTGCTGCCTTGCTTGAGGCAATACTAGGGCTCTCTCATCAATCAGAGTCTTGCCCATCTTGCCCTCCTTGCTATGGGGGCGAGTAATTGGCATATCTCTGTCTCAGCACCCATCACCTACCATCGAGCGATCGCTTCAGCCAACCTTGAGCGATCGCCCGGTGACCATGTCTACTAAATTCCCATAATTCAAGATGCCCATACATCCGTAAATACACGGGCTAACCGCAAATCCACGGATAACTCGATGTAAAAATCATGAGGCTTCTATAAAGCTTGTATGAAGATGCCTGCCTAACCTGAGATATAGCACCTCAGAACCCTTACGGAGAGCTTGATCAGGAGGCAGACATCCATCGACGGTGTTGTCGGCTGCTACACCGTCGCCTCGGGCTAGAATACATTGCGCCACGGATCGCAGCCTACTCATCCATCAGGCTGCTAGGAGGATCCTTCAACCCCGGCAACCGTCTCACGTCACTCAACAGCCCAAGTCTCTGCACCTTAAGTTAATCACTGTTATTCTCTGACGTTTGACGCGGCACCCTTGCTAAAGTTCCTTCTTGATCATCAACGATGGAGCGATCGCGGAATCGCTCATCAGATGGCGGTAAAATCGGGGGGATCATTCGCGGGTCTTCAGGCATGATTCCAAGCTGTAGCTGGCAGCGGCCCCTTGGGCTGGGCTGGACTAATCCTTATACCGTTCGCTACGCCAGCAATCTCGACGATGGCCCCTGGCATGGGATGCCTCTGGGTGGCTTTGGGGCAGGCTGTATGGGGCGATCGCCTCGGGGAGACTTCAACCTCTGGCACATTGACGGCGGCGAGCATATTTTTCGCTCAGTGCCAGCCTGTCAGTTCAGCCTATTTGAACAATCCGGCAACCAAGCCCAAGCCTACGCTCTCTGCACAGAAGCCGATGCCGTTCCTAGCGATTGGACGCCTTATCCAGCCAGCAGTAAGGGTCAGCCAACGGGGCACTACCATGCTCTCTATCCCCGCAGCTGGTTTGTCTACGAGGCGCTGCAGGCACGGGTCACCTGTGAGCAGTTTTCGCCGATTTTACCCGGCAACTATCAAGACACCAGCTATCCCGTGGCGGTCTTTAACTGGATATTGGAGAACCCCACCGATGCCCCCCTCACCCTCAGCATCTTGGTGACCTGGCAGAATATGGTGGGCTGGTTTACCAATGGGGAGAGCACACCGGAGGTGCGGATGCGGGACGACGGCAGCCCGGTGTATGACTACCAGCCGCGCTGGGGCGATAGTCAAGGCAATAGCAACCAGTGGCAGCCGATGGATACTGCCGGACGGGTGGGCTGGCTGATGGATCGGGTCAACCGACCGGCGCAGCCCCAGGAGGGCGATGGACAATGGGCGATCGCTGCCCAAGCTAACGACTGCGAGGTGTTCTACCACAGCCGCTGGAATCCTGATGGCGACGGCGCGGAGCTATGGGACAGCTTTGCCCGCGATGGATCCCTGCCCAATATAGCCGACCCTACCCCCGCCGCTGCTGGCGAACAGATTGCCACTGCCCTGGCGTTGCGCATCACCCTTGAGCCGGGAGAGCGGCGCACCCTACCCATGGCGATCGCTTGGGACGTCCCGGTGACCGAATTTGCCCAAGGGGTGACCTATCTGCGGCGCTATACAGACTTTTTTGGCGCGGATGGGCGACAGGCCTGGGCGATCGCTCAGACGGCACTGGATCACTATGCAACCTGGCAGCAGCAGATCCAAGACTGGCAGCAACCGATTCTCGACCGAGAGGATCTGCCCAGTTGGTTCAAAATGGCGCTGTTTAACGAACTCTACGACCTCTGTAGCGGAGCTAGCCTTTGGAGTGCGGCCAGCGATCGCGATCCGGTGGGGCAGTTTGCCGTCGCGGAATGCTTAGACTATCGCTGGTATGAAAGTTTAGACGTACGCCTCCATGCCTCATGGTCGCTGCTGCTGCTGTGGCCCGACCTAGAAAAAGCCGTGATGCGCGCCTTCGCCCGAGCCATTCCCAGCGCCGACGATACCCCACGGGTGATTGGCTACTACTACACCATTGGCGCAGAAAGTCCCATGGCCGTACGCAAAACCGCCAACGCCACGCCCCATGACCTAGGTGCC from the Candidatus Obscuribacterales bacterium genome contains:
- a CDS encoding GH116 family glycosyl hydrolase, with the translated sequence MERSRNRSSDGGKIGGIIRGSSGMIPSCSWQRPLGLGWTNPYTVRYASNLDDGPWHGMPLGGFGAGCMGRSPRGDFNLWHIDGGEHIFRSVPACQFSLFEQSGNQAQAYALCTEADAVPSDWTPYPASSKGQPTGHYHALYPRSWFVYEALQARVTCEQFSPILPGNYQDTSYPVAVFNWILENPTDAPLTLSILVTWQNMVGWFTNGESTPEVRMRDDGSPVYDYQPRWGDSQGNSNQWQPMDTAGRVGWLMDRVNRPAQPQEGDGQWAIAAQANDCEVFYHSRWNPDGDGAELWDSFARDGSLPNIADPTPAAAGEQIATALALRITLEPGERRTLPMAIAWDVPVTEFAQGVTYLRRYTDFFGADGRQAWAIAQTALDHYATWQQQIQDWQQPILDREDLPSWFKMALFNELYDLCSGASLWSAASDRDPVGQFAVAECLDYRWYESLDVRLHASWSLLLLWPDLEKAVMRAFARAIPSADDTPRVIGYYYTIGAESPMAVRKTANATPHDLGAPNEHPWEKTNYTSYQDCNLWKDLASDFVLQVYRDFLFTGSTDLAFLRDCWPSVVSALDYLKGFDHDGDGIPENSGAPDQTFDDWRLKGISAYCGGLWLAALEAAIAIGQVLEQAGEAIAPRPADPISQYQTWLAQAKPLYQEALWNGRYYRLDTGSGSDVVMADQLCGQFYTRLLGLPDIVPNDCAQSALEMVYEACFMRFHNGQFGAANGLRPDGSPMNPDDTHPLEVWTGINFGLAAFLVQMNLRDEALRMTEAVVKQIYTNGLQFRTPEAITAVGTFRASHYLRALAIWLTYGMLTDFAPVLPNHSSHGD